Within Epilithonimonas zeae, the genomic segment AGTTTTGACGCATGGATTTACCGATAAATACCTAAAAGAAACTCAAAATGCAGAAGGTGAAAACGAACTTTCTTTGGATACTCAAAATATAATGCGGGAAATATCTTCTGGACTGAAAGAGTCTGCATCCAAAAAAAATGTAATGAGTTTGGCTAGCGATAGTTTATCTTCCGGATTATTGGAAACCACAATTAAAATGGGAGTTGTATCTTTGGTGGGAAATTTTGCAAAAAAAAGCGTGATGAATAAAAACTGGAAAAGAAAACTATTGGGGCTTGCATTGATTTATGTAGCACCTTATGCCCTTAGATTTGCACGAAAAAAGCTGGATGAGTTCCAGAGAAATAAAACAGCGAAAAGCTTAGAAAAATTGATTTAGTTATAAATCAATTTTTTTTATTTTTTAGAGAATATTTCTCCCAAAATGATTCCTGTTGACATAGAAACATTCAAACTTTCTGTGGATTGATTTCTCCCGAATCTTGGGATGGTAATCATTTTAGTAATCAGATTTTCTGTAGAAGATCTCAGTCCATTGCCTTCGTTCCCAAAAACTAAGGAGAATCTTTCCGGGAATTGGGTTTTATAAATATTCTCTCCATCCATATCGGTTCCGAGAATAGGATATTCGTAAGTAGAAAGATAATCTTCCAAATCAACATAACAAACATTCACTCTTAGAAAAGAACCCATTGTTGCTTG encodes:
- a CDS encoding phosphoribosyl-ATP pyrophosphatase, whose translation is MATKYTNLDELRSEKRLLKKEIGELEDILTFKSKKESLGVLTHGFTDKYLKETQNAEGENELSLDTQNIMREISSGLKESASKKNVMSLASDSLSSGLLETTIKMGVVSLVGNFAKKSVMNKNWKRKLLGLALIYVAPYALRFARKKLDEFQRNKTAKSLEKLI